One segment of Tissierellales bacterium DNA contains the following:
- a CDS encoding nucleotidyltransferase domain-containing protein produces the protein MSYGISKRSMELIINAFMKQREIDRASIFGSRSMGNYKSGSDVDIAIYGTNISIEIVNKINIELNEKLPLPYYFDIVHYDSLEHAGLKKHIDEFGKVFYSSMDKT, from the coding sequence ATGAGCTATGGTATATCAAAAAGGAGTATGGAATTAATTATTAATGCTTTTATGAAACAAAGGGAGATTGATAGGGCATCTATCTTTGGTAGCCGTAGCATGGGAAATTATAAAAGTGGTTCTGATGTAGATATAGCCATATATGGAACTAATATTAGTATAGAAATAGTTAATAAAATAAATATAGAGTTAAATGAGAAGCTACCTTTGCCTTATTATTTTGACATTGTGCATTATGATTCTTTAGAACATGCTGGATTGAAAAAGCATATAGATGAATTTGGAAAAGTATTTTATAGTTCAATGGATAAGACATAA
- a CDS encoding nucleotidyltransferase substrate binding protein translates to MREKEIRWRQRFENFDKAYEQFYSAISDFDNLNDLEKEGLIQRFEYTFELAWKTLKDYLESQEVVAKFPREVIKEAFHYEIIEDGEIWMDMLEKRNILAHTYDEKRFNFAIRKIKKEYYEAIVQVHNYLGERV, encoded by the coding sequence ATGAGAGAAAAAGAAATTAGATGGCGTCAAAGATTTGAAAACTTTGATAAGGCTTATGAACAGTTTTATTCTGCAATTTCAGATTTTGATAATCTTAATGATCTTGAAAAAGAAGGATTAATTCAAAGATTTGAGTATACTTTCGAATTAGCTTGGAAGACATTAAAGGATTATTTAGAATCACAGGAAGTAGTAGCAAAATTTCCAAGGGAAGTAATAAAAGAAGCTTTTCACTATGAAATAATTGAAGATGGTGAGATATGGATGGATATGTTAGAAAAACGAAATATTCTAGCGCATACTTATGATGAAAAACGCTTTAATTTCGCAATTAGGAAAATAAAGAAAGAATATTATGAAGCTATAGTACAAGTGCATAATTATTTAGGAGAGAGAGTATGA
- a CDS encoding YitT family protein, translating to MKLTKDPKDVLRKIMFIILGNFLCSMAFNVFFIPNKLLSGGVGGIGILIQFLTGLPAGISVFIINIPIFIIGTKMIDREFATYGFISMFILSSLLTITRGFGKYLVVDDILLAAIFGGVLNGIGMGLMFRNRVSQGGFDIVAAVLRRKYNMNIGTALMGVNSIVISFSSLLFGYKSAMYTLISMYIGYHVLDKVQVGLNVKKNVFIISDKSKELAETIIHRLNRGVTLLEGIGAYTNKDKKVIYCIVTSREIAKLEEIVDEIDPNAFLTINEVVEVKGRGFKNIGI from the coding sequence ATGAAATTAACTAAGGATCCTAAGGATGTATTAAGAAAGATAATGTTTATAATATTAGGGAACTTTTTGTGTTCTATGGCTTTTAATGTATTTTTTATTCCTAACAAACTTCTAAGTGGTGGTGTTGGAGGTATAGGGATACTAATTCAATTCTTAACAGGGCTCCCCGCAGGTATATCAGTTTTTATAATAAATATTCCTATATTTATTATAGGCACTAAAATGATAGATAGGGAATTTGCCACATATGGATTTATATCTATGTTTATACTTTCTTCTTTATTGACTATAACTAGGGGTTTTGGAAAATATTTGGTAGTAGATGATATATTATTAGCTGCAATTTTCGGTGGAGTGCTTAATGGGATTGGAATGGGGCTAATGTTTAGAAATAGAGTATCTCAAGGTGGTTTTGATATAGTGGCAGCCGTTCTTAGGAGAAAATACAATATGAATATTGGTACTGCACTAATGGGGGTAAATAGTATAGTTATTTCTTTTTCATCCTTACTATTTGGTTATAAATCTGCTATGTATACTTTAATATCTATGTATATAGGATATCATGTATTAGACAAAGTACAAGTAGGCCTTAATGTAAAGAAAAATGTTTTTATAATATCTGATAAGTCAAAAGAATTAGCTGAAACAATAATTCATAGGTTAAATAGGGGTGTTACTCTTTTAGAGGGGATAGGAGCCTATACAAATAAGGATAAAAAAGTGATATATTGTATAGTAACTTCTAGAGAAATTGCAAAACTAGAGGAAATAGTTGATGAAATAGACCCTAATGCTTTTTTAACCATAAATGAAGTGGTAGAGGTAAAGGGTAGAGGTTTTAAAAATATTGGTATATAA